A DNA window from Carnobacterium funditum DSM 5970 contains the following coding sequences:
- a CDS encoding SHOCT domain-containing protein, which translates to MYDCLNLFNRGGISSMMFMGIFWIILLVVVLFLTGKFFSHKQNPSSDKETPLDVLQKEYAKGNISESEYLERKTHL; encoded by the coding sequence ATGTATGATTGTTTAAATTTGTTTAATCGAGGAGGCATAAGTTCTATGATGTTTATGGGCATTTTTTGGATAATATTACTTGTAGTCGTGTTGTTTTTAACAGGAAAATTCTTTAGCCATAAACAGAATCCGTCTTCTGATAAAGAAACACCTTTAGATGTTCTTCAGAAAGAATACGCGAAGGGAAATATTTCTGAATCAGAATATTTGGAAAGAAAGACACATCTTTAA
- the truA gene encoding tRNA pseudouridine(38-40) synthase TruA, producing the protein MKNIKLTIEYDGGRYLGWQRLGDSDKTIQGKIENVLSELAETKIEIVGSGRTDAGTHAKGQVANFKTTSNMDFLAMQDYLNRYLPRDIIVKELEEVPERFHARYNAVRKKYSYYVWNNVVPSAFERNYSYYYPGQLNVDKMNEACRKLVGTHDFIGFSSLKKTKKSTVRTIDEITIHREGELLHFTFIGDGFLYKMVRIIMGTLLEIGAGMTEPEYIDAIFESGIRSDAGMTVPSHGLFLDEVCYD; encoded by the coding sequence ATGAAAAACATTAAACTGACGATTGAGTATGATGGCGGTAGATATCTGGGTTGGCAAAGGCTCGGAGATTCAGACAAAACGATTCAAGGCAAAATTGAGAATGTCTTGTCAGAATTGGCAGAAACAAAAATTGAAATTGTTGGCTCGGGTCGGACGGATGCCGGAACCCATGCCAAGGGGCAGGTAGCCAATTTCAAGACGACATCTAACATGGATTTTTTGGCAATGCAAGACTATCTGAACAGGTATCTCCCACGCGATATTATTGTTAAAGAGCTAGAGGAAGTTCCAGAAAGATTCCATGCTCGCTATAATGCCGTCAGGAAGAAATACAGCTATTATGTCTGGAATAATGTCGTACCATCCGCATTTGAGCGGAATTACAGCTACTATTATCCTGGACAACTTAACGTCGACAAAATGAATGAGGCTTGCAGAAAGCTTGTCGGAACCCATGACTTCATCGGTTTTTCTTCACTCAAGAAGACGAAAAAATCAACGGTCAGGACCATTGATGAAATCACAATCCACAGAGAAGGTGAGCTGTTGCACTTTACGTTCATAGGAGACGGCTTCCTATATAAAATGGTTAGAATTATTATGGGGACGCTTCTAGAAATCGGGGCTGGAATGACGGAACCAGAATATATTGACGCCATATTTGAGAGTGGGATAAGAAGTGATGCCGGGATGACGGTTCCTTCTCACGGACTATTCCTAGATGAAGTTTGTTACGATTGA
- a CDS encoding TetR/AcrR family transcriptional regulator, with protein MMEITKNALAESLKKQMQTIPLAKITVNNIVKECGLNRRTLYYYFNDIYDLLEWIFKTELKEMLGENKTCSSWQKGFLEIFKYLYENKKVVLNTYNSIDRDILENHLYNESFNIILEVVNELAKDLNVSDKDKRYVANFYKIALVGIIIDWIKNNMVEDIEGIVNNLDKIISGEIYRALLKYEK; from the coding sequence ATGATGGAAATTACTAAAAACGCATTGGCTGAGTCACTAAAAAAACAAATGCAAACTATACCACTAGCGAAAATTACAGTTAACAATATTGTTAAAGAATGCGGATTAAATAGACGAACGTTATATTATTATTTTAATGATATATATGATCTATTAGAATGGATTTTTAAAACGGAACTTAAAGAAATGCTTGGTGAAAATAAAACATGTTCATCATGGCAAAAAGGGTTTTTAGAAATATTCAAGTATTTGTATGAGAATAAAAAAGTGGTATTAAACACTTATAATTCTATAGATAGAGATATTTTAGAGAATCATTTATATAACGAATCATTTAACATTATTTTAGAAGTTGTAAATGAGCTTGCAAAGGATTTAAATGTATCAGATAAAGATAAACGATATGTAGCTAATTTCTATAAAATCGCTTTGGTAGGGATAATAATTGATTGGATAAAAAATAATATGGTCGAAGACATTGAAGGAATTGTTAATAATCTTGACAAAATAATTAGTGGAGAAATCTACAGAGCATTATTAAAATATGAAAAATAG